The segment CACAGAAGATAACCGTTGAAGGAGACTTAACAGACCAAGTGATCAGAGATGCTGCGAGAAAGACAGAAGGGTTCTCTGGTCGTGAAATTGCGAAGCTTGTCGCTGGTGTTCAAGCTGCGGTGTACGGACGACCAGACTGCGTCTTGGATTCACAGCTTTTTGAAGAGATTGTGGATTATAAGATCCAAGAACACCACCAGAGAGCCAGACTTGCGACCGAAGGTGACCAATCGTTTCTGTACGGTTAGTCAATGCTTCTGTATGGTAACAAgttttgattttaataaaaacaaattgaaacagCGACATTGTTGAGAGACCGGTTCAAATTCGGTTGATTTGGAATTGGTTAGATTTTCTATTTTGGTCTAATCAACTCGCTTTAGACAGCCCCGAGTCAGGGCCCCTGACACATAAGATACGTGGCGAATATGCAGGGACACTTCCTCAACAAAACCGTATGTTTGGTCGCCACGTAACCTAGTTACACCACGTGTTGAACAGTAACTGATTCTCGAAAAGATCTCTCTGCTTTACAAACTTCTCTCTATAACTTGATAACTTCAGAGGGCATTGAAACTAGAATCTAAACATtaaaagacaacaaaagttttgGTCAAAGCAAATTTGAAGAAATTTTGATCCGTAAACGAAACTTCTGTTAAAGATATGATGGACAGAAGATCGGGCTTTGGCACTGCTGGTACTTATTTAGCAGAAGGGAACGCCGGCGAGACGGAGACTGTTCAAGACGCTAAAGACAAGACCGCTTCATGGGCTGGTTGCGTCTGCGACAAAATTGTCACGTTAGTAATTTCTGAAACCCACTTCTCGCCCAAATCAGTCGTTGACGTTCCCACCCATCCATCCCATCAcgttgacatatatatatatatatataattttttgtaacttatcACGTTGATATTCTCACTACAGATTCTCAATGTTATCTCATTTTGTTATGTGAAGTTGGTAATGAATCATGTTTAGATTTGGTCACTACATTGGAGAATAAGCACGACTGCACGAATGTGGttgtagttttttatttttggtcaaacaaATGTGGTTGTAGTTATAGTATATGAATTTAGAGGTAACGCGTTAAAACTATTGGATTTGGTAGCAAAAAAAAGGAACCCGAAAATGTGGCCGGGACAGTAAAGTGAGTTTAAGAATTGAAACAAGTATTATACGAATCGAAAAGGTATGTTTAGCTCTTTCAGTGAATAGCATTTATATAAAGATCAATAAACATAAATcgtttgccaaaaaaaaaatcgttttagGATGTTGAAGTaatagaaataatatattataaattttgttcTAATTAGGATGTTGATgtatatcaaatattttctaGATCTTCATAATGACATTGAATTTTGACTGTTGGATTTATGACAATCTTGTAGATCTTTCAATACCGTccaacatgaaaaaaaaactacgcTTACAACACCTGCAATTAATACGTCAACGACTGTCTTATGACAATGCAGGTTACGCTAAGGATTTTACCTATGACAAAGCTGGTGATGCTAAAGACATGGCCTACTATAAGGCGGATTACCCAAACGATTTTGCTTATGATAAAGCAGGCAAGACATGGCTTACAAGGAGCCTGGACACGTGAGGGATTTTTCCTATGATAAGGCTAGTGATGCAAAAGACATGGCCTATGATAAGGCGGGCAATGCGAAGGAAATGGCATATGAAAGAGCTAGGCATTTGCCAATGACATGACCGATGATAAGGTGGGTAATGCGGAGGACATGACTTACAAGAAAGTGGGAAATGCCAAGGACATTGCTTACGATTAAGAAAGCCGGAAATGTGAAGTTCATGGCCTATGAGAAGGCAGGTGAGGCCAAAGACTTTACTTACAAAAAAGCAAGCAATGCGAAGGACATAGCTTACGAAAAAGGCTCAAAATGCAAAATACAAGACTGAGGCGATGTGATCAGAATGGTGACGAAGAAGAATAGTGAAGCCGATGAAGGAGCCAAAGAGGGCCAATGACATGGCAGCGGATAAAGGTGAACGTACAATGAAGTATGGTAGAGACAAAGCAACATAAGCAATGGAGGGATCAGTTGAGAATATTGAAGACAAACACACCCAAAACCAAAGATGGAGCGTCCAAAATATTCAAAGAAACCAAGGACATAAGGTCAAGCAGTAAAAATTAGAAATCATTATACTGAGCTCTAAAATCAATTTATTATAACAAACAGTACATATATAAAAAGTCTCTTACGTTTCTTTCTTCTTGGCTGCTTGCTTATTGTTGTGCATCCAAACTTTAAACACTTGTCTTTTCACATTAATCTCCCGACAAAACCGGTTCACTTCTTCATCTTCCGACTTGTTCATTCTCCAACCGATCTTCTCAGCAAACTCGAACATTCTCTCCTTCTGTTCTTGGTTAAACTTTGTCCTAAACCGCTTCTTTGGATGGTACTGAAACTGATCCACTCCGTTACCACTTAAAGCTTGATGAAACCTGTTGAGATCCTCCGTCGATGACTCCGCCGGATCTCTTCCTCCTCCGCCACCACCAAAGCTCATCATGATCGGAGACACGTGGCGGTTGACGAGAGGTCTCTGCGAATGACCAAAGCTATTGAACTTGACGACGAACATGCCGTCGACTTCTTTTCTGTGGAAGCTCCGGTGACAATCACATGCGGCGCAAAGAAGTGACTCCGCCGTGCCTTCTTCGCCTGATGACATAAACTCACCGCAACCGTCGACCACATGTCCGCCGGAGCTCGCCGCGTGGTTCCTTTGGCATTCTCTATAGCTCACTCTCCTTGTCGGAGAAGTTGTTTGAGGCCGAGCGTATGACCTTGGAGCTGGAGCTATAGAAGTAGGGTTGGTATCCAGATCCGGATCCCGATCCGACCCGTTTCTTTTGGTGGTGGGTTTCTCTTTGTCGGCGGTTTGGGAGTAAGTGTACGGAGGTAGACGAGGATCTTGAATGTTTTGGTTAGCTGATGATTGTCGTCTTTCCATCTCTATTTTATTATCTTTCTTCTCTCTTACCTCCATCTACTTGATCTTGAGCTTCTGAAATGGAACCCTAATCTTGTTTAACCTTTTCTTAAACAAAGATTAAAACCTTTtttaacctctctctctctctctctctctccaaagcCCTAGCTATTTGATTAAAGAAATAATCATAGCTTTAGCTTCTCATAAGCTAATCATAAGCTATATAGCATGATGAAGCTGATGATAAATATCTTTGTTCAAAGTCCAAaccttttaaaattttgactTTGACttcatctttatttatttttcttttctttgtgaTACCCCACCAAAACCTACTAGACGAATCTCAAGTCTACAAGGAATTAAACTAAAGGAGAAGTTGATCTAAACCCATTTAAGAAGCGATTAAACCCCTGCAAGAAAAGAAGAGGGAAAAGAGGAGAGAAAAAGAGGCTCAGAAGACACTATTGGTATCGGTTATTGTGGAAGGataagaggagagagagagaatttgAAATTGTGTTTCCTATTGCCCATCAATTTCcaagagagaaaaaaatctaaTGAAGAAATGGGAAAGGAAGTGGGTTTGGTCTGTGCCAATAATAACACAGTCCACTACCAAACAAGAGATGTGGACATGTAGCAGACAATGCCACGTTGTTTCTCTATCATACAGTGTCCGCACATTGGTCGCAATAGTGATAAAATcttattcttttaattaattacaatatcTGCAAGTTTAACGATTAGTATAGTTTGATGCCATAGTGACTTATGGTAAAAtaaggttgacaaaaaaaaaggacatGGTAAAATAAGCGTCATAAGTAAAGTTCGTATCATCAATGTTGGCCAAATATTGCATCCATGTTCTTTTATGAATTGAAATAAAAGCATGTCGGTTCTGAGATCTAAAATGTTATAAAGAACAATAAAGTAAATAAGTAATCCCTTGTGAACTGGTTCTTTAAAGAGAAATTTTCACCGCAGTAAGAACTTAATAAATGCTTTTTTGAAGCaatgatgaaaaaaaaacaaatttgcaacgttttttttggtcaagaaaaattTGCTACGAAATgaggaaaatgcatttttacgTAAATATTGGTACTATATTTCACTCCTCATTTTggtaaagatatatatatatatatatatatatattctatttaaaaaaaataaatcaacacATGCAAAATTCcttttttcatttgtttgttgaaaaaataaaaacacaatttgGAGTGAATACTATATTTAGAGTGCGATTAGTAGTTAATATAGAAGAACtggaaataataataataataataataataataataataataataataataatagaataaATATGTGAAATTAGGTGAAAAGAAAATATAGGTCTGATTGATATTTTTGAGAGTGATGTTAAAAGAAGATTTTGAGAGTAAAATTGAATAAGAATATTAGGTGAAAGGggatgaaaagaaaaagaagtggAATAAATGTtgttattttgatgaattatatagtacaataaatgtattttttttgtttcgatAGTAACTAGAgaaatatgaaaaagaaaaaaaataaatccagtatataatttttttttaaatagagttAAATCCGTcgcaaaataatttttttccacATTTCAAGAATAAACACAACTAATTTTACtccattaaaatttaaaatagtgaCTAGCGGAAAAGGGTAAAAATTATTTCAACTTAATTAATTTAGGTATTAAACGGTAACTGCGGTATTGACGAAAGTCGGACagtatttgtatattttgtcaCCAATCAACCAAAACTAGTAGTGTGCTGTGCGTTATTGATTTTATTCTATACTTAAATTTTAGATCGCACGTTCGTGCggatattgttttattttaaaaatgtatttaatattattacaaacattttaaatatataatttctattttagtattatatattatgtaactccataatattattgtttctatttttattcggcattattaatatatagtgatttgttaagtatattttaatttgttattaatttctattacttactaatatatttttgagttaagtatataaaataacaatatgaaataatcaaatagatattctccttcaaaatatgttttatttaatttatacattttgctataatacattttaaaatttatttatttatattataaaaaacaaatatgtttaaaataatttatatttcatgttgtgttttaaaaaaatactttaacaTGTATTATTTAGTATTTTATGGGATTTAAAGGTAAAAACactgttttgtttatataatatagCAATATTATTTTAGTACATTTTATTGATCTAggatatttttgaatattagaattttaagttttcttttttcgTGGTGtatttcaaaaagttattatacatgattttatattttgtaaaatttgaaatattatcgtTTTgagtttgaaaatttattttcaaaattttaaattttgtcaagaaaactttaaaaaatttcactactatttttgagtttgtaaaattacattaattttgaattttttgttactacattaatacattatttttaaaaaaaaatatttaaatttttggtaatatatattatgggattaagttaatatttatttataataagaatatcttactaattataaattaattaatatgttattttttaaaaaaatatttaaattttaactaagattttgttagattctctctaaaaaaattcaaatttataattagtttattattaatgtaaataattaaatatgtcacattaactaatttttaagtGATCTTACTATAACTTGTTAATTGTAGATAAAAATAGGATTCTAAATTAATGAAGTAGATGTTGAAAAGTAAAAACATACGTCAATTTTACAAAGGTAAAATATAAAAGCGAACCAATTCGTATGTAACATTAAAATCAATCACATAGATTTCATCTgttttgaacttttgtttttgtagatTTTGTAAGTATACTTATATTAAacgttaaataatttattatttgatatgttttagttacttaaaattttaaataataataatttaatatttttaaccaaaagatatttacttaatattgtctaacaaaaattgtaaattttttatcaattaaactttattttacatcgtttattctattaaaactgTATTTGTTTCATATAACACATGAACTGCAAATACACCCTACGACAACATTTTTCACACCGTTTCCATTATTAAAATCGTGATTACCATTAAGATCTTTAATGTAAACTGAAAGGAgagtaattattttttttaaacatatatcacCATTTTTACATGCACTCTGAGCTAATAGGTACATTATTAAAACTGCATTTGTTTCATATAACACATGAACCGCAGATACACCctacaataatatttttcacACCGTTTCTATTATTAAAATCGGGTTTACCATTCAGATCCTTAATGTAAATTGAAAAGAgagtaattatgtttttttctttaaacataTATCGCCATTTGAGACATGCACTCCGAGCCAATAGATACATTGTTTAACCGGTTTCGTATTTGAGAATGCAGCTCCCAGGGTTCAGAAAACTTTGCTACACTGAGAGACACAGAAAAGACTTGGAAGGGACGAATCTCTAGAAGTGAGAAgccaaatatttaaaaatcaaaacgaAAAAGAAAGATAGAGGACGAATGATGTTCCACATGACATGCGCACATGAGCATATATGCATTATAACATTGTTGTATCATATTCCACTTTTTTCAGTTATTGCGAGATTTGAATTAATCTTCAGTTGTTAATGGTAAATTctattataaattttggtttttagtttattttaaagatttatgTTTACtccttttctttgttttttttgcgAGAAATATACTTCCTATGTTACGGTTTCATTTTCAGAGATATCAATTGTATGTATTCATCTTACTTTCAATAAttcagtattaaaaaaaaagagtaattaaataagagaaaaatagaaaatgctCTCTCCGTTCCACATAgatagattttagtttttacacatataaaaaaatacatcaaatcactataataaatgtatgttttttgtaatttttaagttttaataacttttaactaatagtaattcaataaattcaattaattttattgaagTTCACCACTTtttatagaaaacacaaaactaacagttttgtgaaacaattttttctTTATGAACATTTATCTTAgtgaaacggagagagtatcatttttctaatttctttctaattaatatatatcatctactaaactttcaatcaaccattattaatttcttatgccactataaaatattagattatATCAATTATCAAGTATGTGTGAAAGAGATAAATTAATATTCTGTACGGCTTAGATATCATCttatttctttgttttatttaagaTATCGAATATTGAGttaacaacaaaatatttttagtcaATGCTGATTTCTCCAAAAGGGAGCCAAAAGGATTACTGGATCTTGACGGAGAAACAAAAGATGATTGTATTGCtggataataataatatatgattaCTGTAGTATTAAATGAGTTTAATGATTATAATCTGTTGAATTGTCATTCTAGATACATGTAACTATATGA is part of the Brassica rapa cultivar Chiifu-401-42 chromosome A09, CAAS_Brap_v3.01, whole genome shotgun sequence genome and harbors:
- the LOC103837853 gene encoding zinc-finger homeodomain protein 6, with protein sequence MEVREKKDNKIEMERRQSSANQNIQDPRLPPYTYSQTADKEKPTTKRNGSDRDPDLDTNPTSIAPAPRSYARPQTTSPTRRVSYRECQRNHAASSGGHVVDGCGEFMSSGEEGTAESLLCAACDCHRSFHRKEVDGMFVVKFNSFGHSQRPLVNRHVSPIMMSFGGGGGGRDPAESSTEDLNRFHQALSGNGVDQFQYHPKKRFRTKFNQEQKERMFEFAEKIGWRMNKSEDEEVNRFCREINVKRQVFKVWMHNNKQAAKKKET